The Zerene cesonia ecotype Mississippi chromosome 11, Zerene_cesonia_1.1, whole genome shotgun sequence sequence GCAATAACTCAGGAACCGCCCGTGCCTCCTCCCAATTTCTCTCAGGCGTCCTCGTCCAGCGGGCCGTCCGCTGGACAGGCGCAACCCGCGGCAAACGGGAGGCCGAACAAAAAGAAACGCCGCCACCGtagataaatttacaattttcaatacttattttattaagtacttGAATAGTTACGATTATGTTACTCTAATTTTGAGTCTCAGACATGTTCTCTGGGGGTTTTTACTGTTAAATgaccttttatattaatgtaaataactcCGTCTTTTGACACTGCAATATTGCAATAAGTGCTGTGATAAAAATACGCATGTGGGAATCatgcaaattaaatactaCTTAAGAATAATTACAGGTTTCTGATTATCCCCAGAGTAATGAATTTGTGGTAATACAGATGatgcttaaataaattgattgttatGAACTAATTACTTTAGTTAGGATGAATTCATGAATGTATGAAATTGAATTGGtttatgtactttttattatgttatgacATTGACGTTATATGAATAagtatagtatttaattaggaataaattgatgttgcttgtttttttattaatgtaataatcgTGAATTCTGATGtagaatattattgtttaataataatcactgACAAatgctagttattaataaataactataagtAAGTTTGGTtccttttattgtttttaatcaatGCGGTCTATCCCAAAATCGAccgtatgttttatgtttatgccactatttattcagaatttaaaaattatctatagcACACGAATGAAGTAGTATTTTGTAATCACATATtgctcaaaaaaaaattattattattatttaagcacACTAGCAGCTAAAGTGCtgatgtgtatatattttatcatttgaaGAAAACATTCAGTTCAtccaatttctttttaaaactattcatgTGTGCCATTATTACACTCTCGGGTAGCCTTTTCCACTCTGTGACAACTGACAACACGGTTGGATAGAAAATGCCTCATGGGGTTCCATTAACTTCGCACTCTCCGCAATTTGCGTAAATATCCACGTAAATCTTTGTTTCACGTAAAATGTAATGTCGAATAATCTTCGATTTTACTGTCTCTCAAATTCCTAATTTTTGTTGGTGGAGATTGTGAGAAGACAgacgattttaatataaaacgtacTTTCGAGTCATCTTGTGACCAttatttatcactacatagtgtaAAACAAAGGCCCTTGCTCTATCCCTAtgttcctatgtatgcttaaatctttaaaactgcaacggattttaatggcgtttattattatatattgattcaagagaaaggtttatatgtatctattgaactacttcgaatttaacgggtgtgaagccgcgggcaaaagctagttatattttaaaaatacgatgAGTTTtgccatttattattttaataacaagtaaatttcaaatgttaacTGTATAATCATTACTCAATTCTTATACTAACTGCACGTACCGCTCTTAATTTTGtcgtaagtttttaaaattttagcaGTTATTGAccattaatcattaaaatccgttcagccgttcGTGAgttataagtgtataaattaCCCGACTCTcttaattcgttttatttagcGAAATTTGTAAGAACGTCATAATAAGACGTGTGACGTTCGTATATGAAATTATCGCTTTGTATCACGCTAGATggcattttaacaataattttagataataCTGAACGATATACGTTCAGTAGACATGTTCTACCacaaaagtataattaaactatttattatttttttatttatatgtaattgtacGAAGTTTTACGAAGATGCTGGTCACCTTCATCCACCGTCTGCGTAGAAATCTTGTTGTGATATCGTAAATGTACTCTATGGTGATATCAAAGTTACAGACACATCAGAGACTAagcaaaaagtttattaatttacaattcaaCAAAATGCATACAGtcacttaaaaaattatttgtaacatttttaaggAAGCTTTTGAAGCAAATTTGATTTTAGGTATTTAACATTGTACTgaacaaaaaaacaagtatcctaatatttgttttcagaaACAACAATAGCATTAGAACATGTGTCTTAATGCTATTGGTTCGTTGCAGCAATATCTTAAgcctaataaaatacacatatctAACATTTAGatgaatttcatatagatGGCAGTATTATTAAACCATTATATATTCTCCCTACTTATTACTAGATGGCagaaagatatattttaagttctgCACTAAAAAGAACTGCTTtcctattaattaaaatacttttacaatTCACAAtgcataaatgttaaaactttaGCGGATCTGAACAAGCGTCttcaatattaatgaattgtgTTTCTGCAGCATGACGAATGTGGTGAGGTCTCAgaaaatgtgatatttatatttctgtacTGAAAGTCCTGAATTTAATCttaatcttataattatattgtccTACGGTGCATCAGGAACAGTACTGTCAACAAATTCGATATTCGATTCGttcgatattaatatttaaagattcgggcttaatatttaaagaaacgtGGACGGGCGCTCTCTAAACGATGATGTCACGCCCTTAGCCATTGGCCTTCACTGTGCTATTCAAtacttcaattattaaaacaccGGATAAACTCTTTCAATGTGCATTAGGGCCTTTATTAATGACGAAAAAGTGAATGACAGCCGTAAGAAATCTTAATTCAAATGCTCCTTAACTGAAGAAGAGTGAGTCAAGAATTCGATTAGTTCAAGGGTCAACTCAGAAGCTTGACGCTAAAAAACATCTTCCCCAGACTAAGATAGGTGCAGAAATGCCTCCATTCACAGGCTGATGCCATGTGTATGACACATTTTCGCATATAGATTAGCCGTATTCGCTTTGATTACGATGCTAGGAATAACTAGGATATACGACTATGATGTCTCAAGAGCGTTGTATAGGATGTAAATCGTATAACGTGCTTGAAATGCAAAACATATCGAACCATAACCAAAGTTTATAGTTATGGAAGGATGTGTTAAAGTATCTGACATACGTCCCACTGAACGCATTCACATTGCCATGCTAGGCCATGAAGTCCTTGGAAAATTTATTCTCATAACAAATTGTGAGGCAATTTTGTATGTGCTTGCCGGCCGGCTTGaggcatttttttatgtgcttgctggcccaattcgtgccgagcacgcttcggaAGTACCCGGGACGGGAAGTAGCGGGGATATTTTCACAGAAGATTGGGCGTGAAATCGCATACTGCTgagtttcgttcggtgagtggggagccGGTGGCCCATATcttttttccttacccttcccagtcctatCTTTATTCCCTTCTTGATCTCCTCTTTGTCGACACTTTCTAGATCCCTTCTATTCCACAGCTATTCATCTTTCctagtttaattaatgttacattAGTTTGTCGATATGCATATACAACCTTtacttttgtatgtggtagtcgagcacgcttcggcacgaattgggccaccTCAAACCAGGGAAGTAACTCATCATGTGGGACATCcacacagaaaaccggcgtggaatagcatactgctgtgtttcattcggtgagtgggggagccggaggcccacatctttttccttaccctttccagtccttttcttttatccctctcgtcaatccttcctTCATCcttcattttcatttgaagCCGAAATCCATTTGTACGAACAAAATTATGTCGAATGACTATGTTGTGCCCACTCCAGTCTCTGAAACTGGAAACTCTATTTTCGAAGTTGTTGACGAATATGTCTACCTAGGACAAACCGTTCAATTAGGTAGGTCCAATTTCGGGAAAGAGGTCAATCGTTGAAACCGACTCGGATGGGCAGCGTTCGGGAAGTTAAATAACGTTTTTCATCCAAAATCCCTCAGTGCCTGAAGACCAAATCTTCGAGCAATGTGTGTTACCAGTGATTACATATGGAACAGAAACGTGGTCTCTAACCCTGGGCCTTGTGCACAAGCTCAGCGTCGCTCAACGTGCTATGGAAAGGGCTATGCTTGGAGTTTCCCTACGAGATCGAATCAGAAATGAGAAAATCCGTAGGAAAACCAGAGTCACTGACATAGCTAATCGGATTAACACGTTGAAATAGGAATGGGCTGACCACATAGCCCGTAGAAGCGATGGAATTTCTGGAATGGAGACCACGTTCTGGCCGACGAAGCATGGGACGTCCACCCACGAGATGGACAGACGACCTGGTCCGAGTGGCGGGGAGCCGCTGGATGCAAGCCGCCAGTGATCGCTCTAGGTGGAAATCCTTGAGGGAGGCCTTTGTCTAGCAGTGGACGTCCCATGGCTGAAACGACGATCCAAATGTACaagcgtaaggtctgcaatcgaccttcatcatcatcagcccatatatgacCCACTGCTGgggcacaggcctcctataaggggtttagaccataatccaccacgctggccaagtgcgggttggcagatgtcacatgttgtcgaactcttttgatttttggacatgccggtttcctcacgatgttttccttcaccgtttcgagcagtggtgatgttatttacatccgcagataaattgaaaaatcaatttatttcctgcacgctcgctcgATCTCGAATCCGAACTTCCGAGGTGAGAAGTGTGAGactactgagccaccacttcttgttaaaaaaatcgaCCTTaggcctctccaaatgttcttgcggcggtggtagcgcttaccatcaggcgacccactaaaaaaaaaatgcttcgGCAATTGGGCCAGATCACACCGGACAAGGTACAACACAGACTTACCCACAAAATAtgggcgtgaaatagtagttatgtttcgttcggtgagtagGGGAGCCGAAAGCCCGCATCCTTTTCCTGGATTCCTCTCTTCcgagtcctttcctttatacccctcatcaatcctttctttatctcATGCCTTGTTAAATCGGCAATCCAGGAGCGTACAACATGGCGTATATAGCTTTAACTCGTTCCTCACACGTCTCGCCAATTAGGATGAAATGAAGAAattttgagacccgagaaaaggcattagtttttatcccagaaATCTTACGAGAACCAGACTATGCGGAATAAACCTCGGGACTGTCTATTGCACGCCTCATAAGCGGAGCGTTGAGGTAGTGGTCTACTCTCGCTTAACGAAAATCAAGGGATTTTTTGAACTAAAAgtatctgtaaatattttctatcgcacttgtagaataatatttatacataattgtcAAGAAAAACACTAGTTTCAACACtcatgacatttttaaatcttattttgctttgtaaataagtaaaaaaatgtttaaaaaaattattttaagcctgtccgtttgtaagtatgtatgtaaaccGGCGTGGTCACGATAGCTCGCGAAAAACTCAACtaatcgaatttttttttaaacgcttCGGTAtcatctaaatttatttcctttcgaAGATCACGGTCCaattcaatgtaatttaattttaattgacaaaacaaaaatccaTTTATCGAATGTATATTTCTATCTCATCaactatttttttctgttacgTTATGAAAAAGGCTCGTTTTGCGTGTAGTTCCTTATTTTTCCATTTCTGGATGGACAATGGCGCGAAAAATTcaagtctttttttttttttaatttttttcttgtaaaaattaaaaaccgcTATGAGGCGTGCACTTTTGGATTTTCCAAACTTTCTTatcctttgactacgcaggCGAAGCTGCGAGCAGAAAGTTAAAGTATTATGCATGGCATGTAGTGTTGTACATCGAATAAATGCTCTATTTCACAACACAAATTGATTGCACATATTACATTACGTACTGTAAGAAGAGAAGCTAAACGCTACGTATGGCACGTTCCTTACAAAATGAGAATGATTGATTTATAACGCTATTGCTTACTAGAGGgcatttatatcaaatacaaaatgacTACTGATTAATTTTGTAGTTTATGAAATATCTAAAAGATGGcggttattataaaattgttaagaagtatttttattaggtaCTTATTTCTGAGAAATTTTATGAGATGAAAGGAACGATACCTTGGCAATAATTGTCTACGAagtgtcataaaaaataagttctactttgttattttctgatacttataattattctttcaATAGTAACATTTAGCGGtaagttgaaatattttataaccttttttacaattaatcgATAATCCTAAATACTACAcatgaaatatgtatgaacGAACCTATATGCAATTTATCATTAACcgtcaaaaatgtataatttttaattgaatttgaaggttgatatattaaacagtttatttgctttttgtttatttattctttcatataaatgttaaaatatctaCCGAATTGACAAACAATCTTAAAAATaccgaataaaatattatcattacacCTAGTTTTGACTATAACTAAactttcatgaaattattcaatttcttGCTTTGAAGTAGTGTCATTCATAATAGGTAcagtagtaaaataaatttgttctgTTGTTACAGGTATGTAGGTATACTCTACAATGGATAAACTAGAAGTAGATcctaaactttttattacttgtCGCTTGTGTTTGGAAGAAATGGGCCAATATCAAATTGTACCCAGTGTACAACAacagataaaattttgttttgattttgatgTAAGTAACTTATTATCCTGTGGCAATATTTTCTATACCCTCCGCAATATATGTTTCCATTTCCTTTAAGTTTGCtccatattttcttatttttattttatctctagagtttacttgtattttaaacactACCTACTTATATTGAAAGTTTAAAAGACAGTTATTTAAGGAGGCttgtttggttttttttttgtattcattaataatgtgAATAACATTACAGGTTGATCCTTTTGATGGTTTACCTCAACTGATTTGCAAAGGTTGTGAATTGATTTTGACTCAGTTTAATTCTATAAAGAAGAAGTACCAGGAGAAACAAAACAATCTCAAAGCCAACATTAAGGGATGTGCTGTGAGTAACTTTTTCATATTCTATGAGGTATAAAAGAAACATGTACTCCTCGGAACACCCAACAGAAGCGATAGCTTATACTTAATATACCTCTCACTCTAACCCACAGTGCTAGGGGTTAGAGTGAGCGGGCAGGAGCATACCTCTTGCTGTAACTTGTAATGGTGCCAGACAGACTGgtctattacaaatattacataacagAACACTTTACCTTTCCACATGAAGTTATCTCTTCAACATGTTTACTATTTTTGTTGTACAGGATGTAAATTGTGTCCAagataatactattttgtttaaattgcaCTTTcagcaatatatatattatttgtggtATAGGCCATGACTTTTTGGATTATTTTCCTCATCCATTATGTCCAATTTCTCATTACTATATACTTACAagtgctaataaaaaaatgtataaatttctttgatgtaatctacactaataacTGAGTTACCATTGATAGAATATGTTATGGATGCTATATACTATAGTACTAACTTGTATTCTCTTATAATTGATATCACTAAATTTCAGATTAATTCTACTGTTTCGCAGCAACAGAATATAGTTACATCTACTGAAGAAACTGAATCTCAACTGGACCCTAAAAATACATCCTCTGTTCCCAAATCCTTTAAGTTAACATTAAAGAGGAAGGAAATCTTCCCTCATGGTACTAAAACGAATTTTGATTCAGAAGCGGAATCCTGCTCATCTAGCTACTCAATTGTCAAAAAGTCAGTGCCTGTTGCACCCATAAAGAGCTCAAGAAAATggagaaaaaaatatgataagttttttgtttgtcgaTTTTGTTCCAATGCATATaaggagaaaaaaaatttcaagcaTATGGAAACTCATAAAGATCTATTGgagaaatattcaaacatcataaataacttttcaatAATGATCCCCCgtatagataaaaagttgaatttAACGGGAATGGAAAATACAGTAGCAATTGATCATGAGAATATTCTGCAAAAATATAGTTCAGAATACACCATTCTCTATAAACTTAAATCTTCATCTCATACCGTTCTTGAAAAAAGAAGTTCACCAGACCattctgatgatgatgttgtgaataaacaaaaaagaaagagGTTACGATTGGTATCTCAGAGCTCTAATGAGACAGTCATTTTAGAGGGCTCTAACAATAAAGAAGAAGTCAATGagcaacaacaacaaaatgtaaacaatgaagaattaaatcaaaaagttGTTGAATGTGTTGATATTGAAGATTCTTCAGATTCAGATGATCATCTGAATGAAAATAACTCAAATAACAACACTGCTACTGCATCTGCAGAGGAGCACTTTAAAGTGAATATAATAAGCCACAATATAACAGCCtgttatcaaaaatttatttgcagaAGTCATTCTTCTGTAAATTCTAATAAAGATAACCTCCTACAGCATAAAATACTGAGTATGGGTAGGAAAGTAATCAacaaaaaaaggtttaattgTAATGGAATATTACGTTATTTAGAGAATAAACCTTTGGCTGTTCATtggaacaataaaaaaatagatttagttCATATTAGAActaaattgaaagaaaatgtaAAGATTAATGAAGATTTTGGATGGAAAAGTCTAAGTGCGGTTACAAAAGTGAAAGAAAATGTTTCTCTTAATAGCTTATTGGAAAAGGTACATACATTTGACAgacatttttctatttgtaacATATCCCCATCTAGTTCAGCAACACCAGCCATCCTAACACTTCAAATGTCAAATGATAACACTTGTAATTCGAAAAAACTCCTAAACCCTAATCCAGTTGCCAATCCTAAACAACTTCCGAAGAAAAGTAATCTGCAGGaaaatcaaaatgtaaaagttatttCTGGTCCTCTTCCAAACAGTAGCAATGAACTAGTTTCACACATGCCTGTTATAACAAGTACTGTTTCTTTAGCCGAATTAAACACTGAAGAGATACCAAGCGTGACAGAGACAAGGTCAGAAGAATCTAGTATGAATCCTAGTACTGCAAAACCATTTGTGCCCCGGATAAAAGTAAAACCTGTATCACAGTTAATGCCAGCGAAttcatgtaataatatttgcatgAGTTCAAGTTCAAGACAAGCTACTAATTGGAATGTGCCTGAACCAATAAATGCTACTTGTGCAATGTCCAATAAACAATTGCCCTTAGAGGTTCCAATGTCATGCAATAAACCACaaactaaagaaaatttaCTAGGAAAAGAATATGTGACCATGCACACAGTTGAAATACCAAACCAGAAAACATCTTCGCCATTTTTATACTTGAAAAATTTGCtacaaatacacaattttatcTTGATGAATTCTAATGATGTTATAACTAATGATTTCGtctgtttgataaaatttaagtctATATTTAACCAAGATAATAAAGCTGGCGTAACGCTGTGTATGGCTTTATTTAGTGACgcgaaacatttttgtatcaaaataaagGATGTCACATcagaaattgatataaaatcattGCCATCGCATTGGCAATGGGAAATACTTCAGTTATTTAGAGGTGAAATTGCGGAACGGTTCATGGAAAATGCCAAGAAAATTAGCAAAAAACTGCATGACGCCACAGGCTATTTCGTAAGTTTGTTGAGGACTATAGTGTTCCGAAAGAACTAAAAGACATCTGTGATTCTTACCTATGACTATGATTTATCTGGGGTATATATTGGCTGTTACTGTTTTCAAGtatttgtaaaacatattaCTTGATCTTCTGATTATTATTagtcagttttattttaattaatgatttattgataCGACTAATGTACTGAATGTGTTAATTTCccgtttattaaatttgtcattAGTTTGtatgttcaaaaataaatccaagcaattgatatattttccaACCCAatgtttgcatttaaaatagatagaaTATTGATTCTATTACTTGTCTACTTTAATAACTAGAACATATTGTActtcatttacattattatatgtagaaATTTACTGTTAAATTCATCTGCTGTTCAAGAGTACTACTTAATTTTCCAaggttcaataaatatatctatttagaAGACCTAATGGATAAATTATGTGgtataatactttaaagtGAAAACAATACATCCTGCAATATTCCAGATATATTTTGATGTAACCTGTACACAACATATGGAAAAAAGTGATATAgtcttattacaaaataaaataacaaaacaattttccaaataaaaatctttttattttatttataacattatgtacaactactaacaattattttaatcatccAAGTGTCCATATAGCGTCTACATTTTCAAGTACTTCACTAGGGCTTGAATGTTTATGGAACATAAAGTATCCCTGGATTTGTGCCGGACTTACTTCCTTTTTCTTCTCCAAAACcctgaaattattttacttttattaaatgttcagAAAACCAAAATCttgagaaataatttcaatattttcttgcatttttgtaatatatatatcttttcaCATATAATGTTAGATGGTGGTGATCCCAAAATTATCGTTCGctattttatcttatacctttaaaccttttatatatatatatatatatatatatatatatatatatatatatatatatatatatatatatatatatatatatatatatatatatatatatatatatatatatatatatatatatatatatatatatatatatataattggaatctcggaatcggctccaacgattttcatgaaatttagtatataggggatTTTGGAACGATAAATCtatctagctaggattttttttagaaaatgtcatattcgtgttttatcgacttaaacttacttgcgtttgagtagtcccaatttattatgattcttcctgacatctattggcgaataataatactataaatgcgaaagtttgtgaggatggatgcatatgtatgcgtgcgtctgttactctttcacgcaaaaactactgaaccgattgcaatgaaatttgcttcgtagatagctggacaactgaaataacatatacacttataccgatattcctacgggatacggacttacgcggtttcgaccgcgggtcacagctagtatgctATAATATACTGTTTACACATACGTCTTCCTTTTGATTACTTCCGAAAATAGTTGCTTTGCTTCCGATCTTAAAGCGAATACGCGTTTTTTAGGGCGAATTGTGACAAAAAAGGCGATTTGCGAGTGCACTCATTACACATGCACGTTTGTTATTCGCCTTGCGACTACGCGTTACGAAATGGACTATGGTGATAAAATGCTCACTTTTTAGCGAAAGTCCTTGCATGGTCTGCTGCATCTTTGTAAAACCGTAAAAACATGAGTTCTATTTGAGCCTCATCACAATGGCCAACATATTCTTTCATGTCCACTCGGCCTGGTCTTATGAGTGCTGGGTCTagtctataatttaaaatacatgttaatttttagtacTGAAACATTAAGGGAAATTCATGAATGTTTTTagagaatcataaaaaaaggatGTAGTACCTATCTAAGTAATTTGTAGTCATAAATACTATCCTTGCTTCTGTGGACGCCACACCGTCTAAGCAATTGAGAAGACCACTGAAAGTAACTCTATTTAGTCCCTCATAAGCTGCCTTTTGAACAGCTGTGTCCTCTCGAGATACGAAAGCCGCGTCTATATCTTCAAGCAGAATTATTGACTGTTGGGGAGCGAcactgaaaatattatatattatagttatctataattgtattttgtcaTTTGTACCTCAAACAATATTTGCGGTGCAAATGTGATTGTTTTACTATAGTCATACTTTATTCGTCGTTCTTTGTCATAATCCTCTCATAACTACTTGGTTCTGTGTTTAATTGCTACCAAAatcacataatatgtataaatcaaGCCCAACTTGGGCTGATGTATCACAGAAGAGGAAATAGAAATCTGTTCTCACCTCAAGAGATGGTTCAATCTATCATCAGTAAGACCTCTTTCAGATAgatttaaaacacatatattGTATTCTAATGCACCAGCTAAAGCCATTATGAAAGATGATTTGCCACAGCCTGGTGGTCCAAATAGCAAATATCCTGGAAAGTAGTATcatggataaaaaataattataatatttacacttaaaactaataaaaacctAAAACCATAACAACATCAAGAATCATGAAGCTGTTCAAGtattagtaaattttttaaatgatgtgTCAGaaattatttccaataaactaatttacatacataattctCCTATGGAAATCTGGCTTTAGCAGTTACATGCaagtatttaacaaataatttttccttattttgtaaattgcaAGGAAGAtctaaacaattatattcagAGTTTAGATCTATTAAGATATTGTAAAATACCTCTTCTGTATGGGATTCCTCGCTCTGTATACCAGTTGggattatcaataaaatctaaGCAGTCGGCTAAAATGCGATCAGCTAAGCCATTGCGTAGAACTACACTGTGTAGAGGCCTTCTTCTCCGAGGGTGACCAAATGGTCTCCATTCCGATCCCATGGCTGTATACATTATAGTCATACCCTCATGTTGCTTCAAAGCCATTGTTCTTGCtagaattaatatcaaataaggaaaaaaaattaaaatcagtaAAATATTCTACTGAATAAAGCATATTATGTTGAAACAAGAATTTACCTTCTTCAAGAATGTCATAATATAGTTGTTTATTTCTACCAAATGATGTGAGGGTCACTGTTTCCCATGGTATACCCATATGCAAGTCGAGAGTTTGCTGTTCTCTTGTACGATCGACTTTTATCCAAGCACCACGATATCTGATGTATTTcacatgttatatatttctaaggTTAgtagagaaattttaaaacactaaaacagatatgtttttatataacaacgCAATATTACCTAAAGAAATGTTGTCCAACACTTGGTATAAagtcatattttgttttaatctgTCCTGTATCTTTTTGTAGGAATGATGTTTCAACACTTAAATGCTGTGTTTGTTTTGCGCCTTTTTGTGTAATCCATTGCAACAACCACTGGTAAGACTTGTCTCTACACGGAACTTCAAGTGTTATCATACAATGCCTTCTAAATAACATCATAGATGTTTGAAATCCTTTCCGTAAAATCGCGGCACCAGCTCCAACACCAAAAAGACCAAACCCCGCTCCAAAATAGGGATTTTGGGATAGTGAAGCCACATATTCGGTTAAgggcataattatttttttgatttg is a genomic window containing:
- the LOC119830565 gene encoding uncharacterized protein LOC119830565 — encoded protein: MDKLEVDPKLFITCRLCLEEMGQYQIVPSVQQQIKFCFDFDVDPFDGLPQLICKGCELILTQFNSIKKKYQEKQNNLKANIKGCAINSTVSQQQNIVTSTEETESQLDPKNTSSVPKSFKLTLKRKEIFPHGTKTNFDSEAESCSSSYSIVKKSVPVAPIKSSRKWRKKYDKFFVCRFCSNAYKEKKNFKHMETHKDLLEKYSNIINNFSIMIPRIDKKLNLTGMENTVAIDHENILQKYSSEYTILYKLKSSSHTVLEKRSSPDHSDDDVVNKQKRKRLRLVSQSSNETVILEGSNNKEEVNEQQQQNVNNEELNQKVVECVDIEDSSDSDDHLNENNSNNNTATASAEEHFKVNIISHNITACYQKFICRSHSSVNSNKDNLLQHKILSMGRKVINKKRFNCNGILRYLENKPLAVHWNNKKIDLVHIRTKLKENVKINEDFGWKSLSAVTKVKENVSLNSLLEKVHTFDRHFSICNISPSSSATPAILTLQMSNDNTCNSKKLLNPNPVANPKQLPKKSNLQENQNVKVISGPLPNSSNELVSHMPVITSTVSLAELNTEEIPSVTETRSEESSMNPSTAKPFVPRIKVKPVSQLMPANSCNNICMSSSSRQATNWNVPEPINATCAMSNKQLPLEVPMSCNKPQTKENLLGKEYVTMHTVEIPNQKTSSPFLYLKNLLQIHNFILMNSNDVITNDFVCLIKFKSIFNQDNKAGVTLCMALFSDAKHFCIKIKDVTSEIDIKSLPSHWQWEILQLFRGEIAERFMENAKKISKKLHDATGYFVSLLRTIVFRKN
- the LOC119830273 gene encoding mitochondrial chaperone BCS1-like yields the protein MPLTEYVASLSQNPYFGAGFGLFGVGAGAAILRKGFQTSMMLFRRHCMITLEVPCRDKSYQWLLQWITQKGAKQTQHLSVETSFLQKDTGQIKTKYDFIPSVGQHFFRYRGAWIKVDRTREQQTLDLHMGIPWETVTLTSFGRNKQLYYDILEEARTMALKQHEGMTIMYTAMGSEWRPFGHPRRRRPLHSVVLRNGLADRILADCLDFIDNPNWYTERGIPYRRGYLLFGPPGCGKSSFIMALAGALEYNICVLNLSERGLTDDRLNHLLSVAPQQSIILLEDIDAAFVSREDTAVQKAAYEGLNRVTFSGLLNCLDGVASTEARIVFMTTNYLDRLDPALIRPGRVDMKEYVGHCDEAQIELMFLRFYKDAADHARTFAKKVLEKKKEVSPAQIQGYFMFHKHSSPSEVLENVDAIWTLG